The genomic segment TATCAAACTAGCACTTTTTTAAATGCTTAATTATTTCTTAAAATTAATCAATTAAAATTCATACTTTTTTACTATTTTTTACATAACTGAATTAATTAAATTTTCTATTGTTTCACTTGATTTTTTATTTTATTTATATGCATTTTATGCTTAATCACAAAGATATTTTTACATACACAAACACTAAAAAAGTGTTTGTATAATCAATTTTAATCATTCCATAATGTCTTTATGCAAAATCTCTTCTAAAACGACAGTAGCATAAGAGCCTTTTTGTAGCCCAAAACTTATGCTATATTGTGCCGTTTCTTCATTGTGTTTATAGCTTAGGTTTTCAATATAGCTCCAAGAAAATCTTCTGCCGCCATTCATTTTTGACTCAAATTCAAAGGCTTGTTTATAAATTTCATTTTCTATTTCATTTGCTAAGCCAACTGATTTATAAGCCTTAGAACCAATCAAAAGACCACAACTTGTCAAATCTCTTTTTAAAAATCTTTGCAGTTCACTATCCAAATCTTCACACAAAAAGCATTTTCCAAAAGGATAGTGCCCAAGAACTTCGCCCGGTAATAATTTAAAAAATTGTTTTTGAGATTTTAGCTTCTTTACAATATCTTTATCAAATTTATAAATATCACATATCTCTTTTTCGCTAAAATCATTCACAAACCTTGAAATTTCAATCCTTTTGCTAACATATTTATTAAATAGTTCGCTCTGATATGCAGAAACTAAAAAATCTTTCATTTTTGGGTTTTTAATTTTTTTACCATTAACTGTTCCATGTTGTAAAAGTTCAAGACCACTTTGAGCATTATCTTGAAATTTGCCAAAACGCTGATATCCAAAATAATTCGCAAACCCATTTTTATCTATACTATTTAAAATTTCATTTAGTTTCAAAGCATCACTTGGCATTACTTTTTTAAGTCTTATAAAAAAACTATTACCTTTTAAATGCCCTATTTTTAACTTATTTTTATGATAATTTACGCTTAAAATTTTCATTTTATCGTGTGAAAAATTATTTAAATTACCCTCAAATTTTCTTGGCAATGTAATAAATTGAGTTGTCATTCCTTGCTTATCTTTTAGTCCAGCATACCCAAAATCACGCATCTTAGCACCAGTTACTTCGCTTAAAATTTGCAAAGCTTGCTTGGTATCTAGATCCTTTTTTTGAATTTGAATAAGCAGATGTTCCCCATCTCCACTTGGTTCATAAAGCGGTATCTCTCTTACTACAAAATCATCAGAGTTTTTTGAAAAATGCACATTTATAGGTGAGTGTGTCAAATAATAAAGTGGCTTAAAAGTGGTGTTTTCTTGCATTTGATTTATATCTTCCTTTCGTTGCTTTTGCAAATATCGTTATTTTAGTTCTTGTTTGTTTTGAAATTTGTTTAATCTTTTTAAGATTTTTAGCAGAAAAACTAAATAAAATTTCATATTCTTCTCCGCTTTTCATCTGTAAGGTGTTTAATCTTTTTATAAACTTGACACCCTTTCTTGAAGCTAGGCACAATTTTTCTAAATCAAGCCCTAGCCCATCGCTTATATCCATTGATGAGTTTATAAACTTTGATGCTTTGTAAAAAAACTTATCTTTTAAAATTGGCTTTGCAAATCTACTTTTTTTACCCACACTTCCTTTATTTAAAAGCGACCTTAGACCTTTAAGACTACCACCCAAACTACCCGTAAATGCCAAAAAATCATTAGTTTTTAGGTTCTTTCTATAAATCGGCCTATTTTTTAGCTCTCCAATAAGAGTTAGGCTAATAAAAATTTTATCACTGGCTATTGTATCTCCACCAATAATCTTAACACCGTATTTTTTACAAGCTATATTTATGCCATTACTTATTGATTTTATATCATCTGAACTTGTATTTTTTGGTACTCCAAGCCCTAAAAGAGCATATTTTGGCAGAGCATTCATGACAATTATATCTGAAATATTTACCATCATTGACTTGTAGCCAATTTGCTCTAAACTAAGCCAATGCTTTAAAAAATGAGTGCCTTCCACAAATAGATCTTTTGCATAAACAAAATTGCCAACAACAGCTCCATCATCACCTATAAATTCATTGTTAAAACAACTTATTGCAAAAGCTTCTTTGTTCATATTATTTAAAAAAATCCCATAAAAGTTTTAAAATAGTAAAAGCAACCACACTTAGAAAGACAAATCGTATAAACTTAATCTCTTTTTTGATAACTAAATTTGAACCAA from the Campylobacter pinnipediorum subsp. pinnipediorum genome contains:
- the truD gene encoding tRNA pseudouridine(13) synthase TruD, whose product is MNQMQENTTFKPLYYLTHSPINVHFSKNSDDFVVREIPLYEPSGDGEHLLIQIQKKDLDTKQALQILSEVTGAKMRDFGYAGLKDKQGMTTQFITLPRKFEGNLNNFSHDKMKILSVNYHKNKLKIGHLKGNSFFIRLKKVMPSDALKLNEILNSIDKNGFANYFGYQRFGKFQDNAQSGLELLQHGTVNGKKIKNPKMKDFLVSAYQSELFNKYVSKRIEISRFVNDFSEKEICDIYKFDKDIVKKLKSQKQFFKLLPGEVLGHYPFGKCFLCEDLDSELQRFLKRDLTSCGLLIGSKAYKSVGLANEIENEIYKQAFEFESKMNGGRRFSWSYIENLSYKHNEETAQYSISFGLQKGSYATVVLEEILHKDIME
- a CDS encoding thiamine-phosphate kinase, with protein sequence MNKEAFAISCFNNEFIGDDGAVVGNFVYAKDLFVEGTHFLKHWLSLEQIGYKSMMVNISDIIVMNALPKYALLGLGVPKNTSSDDIKSISNGINIACKKYGVKIIGGDTIASDKIFISLTLIGELKNRPIYRKNLKTNDFLAFTGSLGGSLKGLRSLLNKGSVGKKSRFAKPILKDKFFYKASKFINSSMDISDGLGLDLEKLCLASRKGVKFIKRLNTLQMKSGEEYEILFSFSAKNLKKIKQISKQTRTKITIFAKATKGRYKSNARKHHF